One window from the genome of Actinoplanes teichomyceticus ATCC 31121 encodes:
- the htpX gene encoding zinc metalloprotease HtpX → MLKEPNVHSHHNGLKTAALLGLLTGLILAVGYWLGGSTGLVIAVILSLVTNAVSYFYSDKIALRAMGAQPVGEAEFPALHQIVRELAQQAGQPMPRLYVAPSMQPNAFATGRNPQHAAVAVTVGITRILDRRELRGVIGHELSHVYNRDILISSVAGALAGIITMLAQLAIFLPFGGSDDEDAPNPAALLLMLILGPLAASIIQLAISRNREFQADASGATLTGDPLALASALEKIHYGTQRVPLPADGRVASTAHLMIANPFRGGGVTALFSTHPPMGERIRRLHEQAALTSGASRPYRR, encoded by the coding sequence ATGCTGAAGGAGCCGAACGTGCACAGCCATCACAACGGACTCAAGACGGCCGCTCTCCTCGGCCTGCTCACCGGCCTCATCCTGGCCGTGGGTTACTGGCTCGGCGGCAGCACCGGCCTGGTCATCGCGGTGATCCTCTCGCTGGTCACCAACGCGGTCAGCTACTTCTACTCGGACAAGATCGCGCTGCGGGCGATGGGCGCGCAGCCGGTCGGCGAGGCCGAGTTCCCGGCGCTCCACCAGATCGTGCGCGAGCTCGCGCAGCAGGCCGGCCAGCCGATGCCGCGCCTGTACGTCGCCCCGTCGATGCAGCCGAACGCGTTCGCCACCGGGCGCAACCCGCAGCACGCCGCGGTCGCGGTCACCGTCGGGATCACCCGCATCCTGGACCGGCGTGAGCTGCGCGGGGTGATCGGGCACGAGCTCTCCCACGTCTACAACCGGGACATCCTGATCTCCAGCGTGGCGGGCGCGCTGGCCGGGATCATCACGATGCTCGCCCAGCTGGCGATCTTCCTGCCGTTCGGCGGGTCGGACGACGAGGACGCGCCGAACCCGGCGGCCCTGCTGCTGATGCTGATCCTCGGGCCGCTGGCCGCGTCGATCATCCAGCTGGCGATCAGCCGCAACCGCGAGTTCCAGGCGGACGCCTCCGGCGCCACGCTGACCGGGGACCCGCTCGCGCTGGCCAGCGCCCTGGAGAAAATCCATTACGGTACGCAGCGGGTCCCGCTTCCGGCCGACGGGCGGGTCGCCAGCACGGCGCACCTGATGATCGCCAACCCGTTCCGCGGCGGCGGCGTCACGGCGCTGTTCTCCACCCACCCGCCGATGGGCGAGCGGATCAGGCGGCTGCACGAGCAGGCCGCCCTGACCAGCGGGGCGTCCCGGCCGTACCGTCGCTGA